GACGATCAACAAGCTGGTGCGCACCAGCCGCCAGTTCCTGCACGAGCAGGGCCGCGAACCGACGCCGGAGGAAATGGCGGAGCGCCTTTCCATGCCGCTGGAGAAGGTGCGCAAGGTGATGAAGATCGCCAAGGAGCCGATCTCCCTCGAAACGCCGATCGGCGACGAGGAGGATTCGCACCTGGGCGACTTCATCGAGGACAAGAATGCGGTGATCCCGGTCGATGCCGCGATCCAGGCGAACCTGAAGGAGACGGTGACGCGCGTGCTCGCCAGCCTCACCCCGCGCGAGGAGCGGGTGCTGCGCATGCGCTTCGGCATCGGAATGAACACCGACCACACGCTGGAGGAGGTCGGCCAGCAGTTCAGCGTGACCCGCGAGCGTATCCGCCAGATCGAGGCCAAGGCGCTGCGCAAGCTGAAGCACCCCAGCCGCAGCCGCAAGATGCGGTCGTTCCTGGACCAGTGACCGGCGTCTGCGGCGTCGGGGAGTCGGAGGCGTTCCGATCCCCGGTGGCCGCGAAACCTGCATGACAGCCCACGTCGTCATGCCGGACCCGTTCCGGCATCCACCGCGCCGCGCCCCGGCACGGTGCCGGTGTGCGCAGCGCCAGACGCCGGAACGAGTCGGGACCTTTGCAAAAGTCTTCGTCCCCGGCGAAGGCGAGACCTTTGCAAAAGGCTACACCGTGCTCCTGCGCAGGCAGGAGCCCGGAGTTGCGGGTCCCATAAGGCGTTGTTCTGCTTGGCCCTGGGCTCCTGCCTGCGCACGAGCACGGCGTGGGCTCGATGCCGTTGCACCTGTTTTGCAAAGGTCCGGCCTCCACCGGGGACAGAAGAGGATGCAACGCCTCCCCGATTGTAAAAAATTCCGACATAAACCTCCCATTTACGTCGCGCTGCTATTTCCGCGTCACGGGATGCGGGGGTCGCCTTCCGGTTCTCGCAAGCTGGCGTTCGGGAGGCGCGATGATGGCGACGATACTCGGTAACGTCGGGCTCAAACCCACAGGCGCGGCTGCCACCATCCTGACGCTGGTCGCGTCGGACGGCACCGCGGCCTCGCCGCATGCCGCGACGCTGGGGAGTGCGACCGCTACGCTGCGCGACCTGACCGACGCGGTCCACGCGCTCGCGGTCGTCCACGGCGCGTTCCCGGGGATCGTCGACCACGCCATGGCGCGGACGACCGACGATGCGGCGCGCGACTGGCTGATTGCGGCGGGGGCGGCGATGACCGCGGAGCGATCGATGCTGATCCGGCTGGCGTCCGCGGTCGGCCCCCTGCCCTCCACCCCCAACCAGGCCGCGTCGCAGGCCGCGATATTGGGCCAGCGCCATACGCTGGAGATGCTGGCGCAATCCGACCGCAACGGCTGTGCGACCGGCACCGCGCTGGCCTTCGTCCTGGACTGGGCCGCGGTGCGCCGCGTGCTCGACAGTTGCGCCGATCGCGTCGGCCTGCGCGCCGCCACCGACTTCACCGCCACGAGCATCGCCGCGCACGCCTTCGTCGAGGGGGTGGACGCCACGCCCCCGGTCGAACGCGCGATGGCGTTCGGCGCGCAGCAGATGCTCGCGCAGCACCGCGGCCTGTGGCATCTGCTCGCGGCACGGGCCACCGCCCGCGCCCAGCTGTAACCGCGCGCTTGCGCAGCGGCGATCCTTCCCGCTACACCATACCCGTTATTCGAGATGACGACGGGAAGAGGCTATGCAGCGGTTCGAGGGAACGCAGAATTATGTCGCGACCGATGACCTGAAGGTCGCGGTCAATGCTGCGGTGACGCTGCGCCGCCCGCTGCTGGTGAAGGGGGAGCCGGGCACCGGCAAGACGGTCCTCGCC
The sequence above is drawn from the Sphingomonas adhaesiva genome and encodes:
- a CDS encoding DUF6975 family protein: MMATILGNVGLKPTGAAATILTLVASDGTAASPHAATLGSATATLRDLTDAVHALAVVHGAFPGIVDHAMARTTDDAARDWLIAAGAAMTAERSMLIRLASAVGPLPSTPNQAASQAAILGQRHTLEMLAQSDRNGCATGTALAFVLDWAAVRRVLDSCADRVGLRAATDFTATSIAAHAFVEGVDATPPVERAMAFGAQQMLAQHRGLWHLLAARATARAQL